Genomic DNA from Triticum dicoccoides isolate Atlit2015 ecotype Zavitan chromosome 4B, WEW_v2.0, whole genome shotgun sequence:
GAGCAGTCAAAAATCAAGATACAAGGAATTTGATGGACTGTAAGGAACCCAGATTACAAACTGCTAGGCAAGAGGCCTGTGTTTGATCTTGGCACCACAAGGACCAAACTCACCTAATTTGACCAATAAACTGCGAGCCAAACCATCTACTCTAGTTGGGTGAACAGACAGGTTGTTTTACCGCTAAACGGGCTGTTGCATGGATTTGGACCACTCAAAGTGGCCGGAGCATTACACCAGATACAAATTTGATGATAAAACCTAATGGTAGAAGAAGATCAAAGTAATTTTGGCCCGCAAAACGCAGCCCGTCATCCGGCTTGGAGCATgggaatttgagaaaagttcatgaaATTCAAAAGAGTTCACAAATTGAGAAAATTTTCATAtattaaaaaatcatgaattcgaaatagttcacgaatttgaatttttttatgaatatgaaataaacattaatttgaaaaaaattcatgtatgaaaaggttcacaaatttggaaaaaatattcgcTCATTTGAAACAGTTCACGAATTTAAAAAATGTGCATTTGAAAAGAGGTCCATGATTTGAAAAATCTCATGAATTTCTTTAAaaagtttacaaatttgaaaaaatattgcgTTTTTGAAAAAGTTTAcacctttggaaaaagttcatccattAGAACAAATGTTTGCCAAGTTTAAAACTTCCATCAACTTAAAAACAATAAAGTTTTAAAAAGTTCAACAATTTGtagaaaaatcatgaatttgacgaaaaaagttcatggatttaaaaAATGACAAAAATGAAAACAAAACACAAGAGAAgatgagaaaggaaaaaataaaaaataaaaaatggaaaaaaatgaaaataaaaataaaagccaATTTGGGAAGCATCTGGAAGCTTCCAAAATCGGAACAGCACCGACGTCTTGTGAGCGCTGCGTCGAGCAGAATGCTAACAAGAAGAGAAAAGAGTAAAATCGGCTGAGCACAGGACGGAGAGAGTGTGCGCCAATTGACAAGAATAGTACGGTAAGAAGAATCACGTGGCTAATCTGCAACCGGGCTCAAATGAACCCGGGGATAAACAGTAAGATCACgaaaaaacattttttaaataaaatCTGTTTTTTTACATGCAAGATGCTCCTGCTTCTGATGTCCGTGCAAAAATTGGTGAAATTTAGTATTCGAGGAGCTCGTGAAAGAAAAAGACAATCGAATGTTcaaacacctcaaaatttgcacggtAATCACGCATTTGAGCATCTTAGATGACAAAAAAATCAGGTTTATTTGAAAAAATTATGATTTTTTACAGTTCACCAAATGAAGATAAGCCCGGGCACCAAATTGAATTATCGCGCTGTAAGCGCTAAATAGGAACCTGTAACATTTACCAGAGAGAAAACAGAGTAAAATATCTCCTGGAGTCTGGTAGTACTGATCTTTGCCCCTGACTCCTTCAGCAAAGGGATACACGACCACACACGGCAAACAATGGAGGCGTCGCTGACCGCGGCCGCCGCCGCTACCTCGTCGTTTCCGCCGCAAATCCGTCGCCGAATCATCAAATTCAACCCGCCCGTGCTCCCTAGGCGACCCCAATTCCGAGACTCCAAGATCTGGACCGCCAACTTCCGGGGACACCTGGCTGCGGCCTCGGcatccacgccgccgccgccgggaggCGGCCTGTACTCGGCGGTGACCTACGAACTGACGCCAGGTAACGTCGACCGCGTCCTCGACGACGTGCGCCCCTACCTCATCTCCGACGGCGGCGACGTCGCCGTCGTGTCCGTAGAGGACGGCGTCGTCTCCCTTAGGCTTGAAGGTAAACTGGATTTGTCGCCTTGCGTCCATACAGAAATTCATGGCCAAGATTCCATCGGGGCATCAAATCTTACCGTGCTTACTGACTGTGGTCTTGTCACCACAATCCAGGGGCGTGCAGCAGTTGTCCAAGCTCGACGACGACGATGAACATGGGCATCGAGCGAGTGCTCAAGGAGAAGTTCGGTGACGCCATCAAGGACATCCGCCAGGTGTTCGACGGGGACCAGCAGCCGGAGGAGACAACGCCTGAGGTAGAGGAGCTGCCACCACCAGAGCAATCTCAATCTCGTATTTTTGCCTTGAAAGGCTTGAGAAACAGTGTGATCTTACAGCGTTCTTGGGATGGATGTTGCTTGCAGGCGGTGAACCGGCACCTGGACATACTGCGGCCGGCGATCGCGAACTACGGCGGGAGTGTGAAGGTTCTTGCCGTTGACGGCGAGGACTGCCTGGTTAAGTATGACGGCCCAGAGTCCATCGGAAGTGGAGTGAAGGCAGCCATCAAGGAGAAGTTCCCCGACATCACGAATGTGGTGTTCACCCAGTGATCTACAGGTAGGCTGGCCGGCTTGATGCCACTCCAGTGCAGTAAAATGGCGACATGTACGACATGCAGCAAGATTTTGTTTCGATGTATCGTCTAGGCAAGAGTTTCGATGTTTCGTTTGGGTAGAAAAAGTTGCAGCGCACGCAAACACTACCATGGAAAATGAAATGGAATAATTTTTGCCTTTTGTTATGCGAGaatatatctctactcctaatggagcagttggtagtcttcgccggttaattttcgtcccaccactttcgtccgggttttttccgtaggttaaccgtcgtagatttttttcgatgttggtttcttattcaccggtttatttacccttcagctctttccttgcaaatcagcactttccaaacgtacacgcaatcacggatctaactttactaacttatccaaatcaaccgatacctcTCATTATtacaaatttctttaggaaacaaataaaagattttaaagacgcatcatactttaAGGAAACAAATCAGCCCCTGCTCTCATTCATAAAAAATAAATCGCAATCAATACAGTACTGATGGGATATTTCCTTGTATTGATGTGATTTTCCCTTCTCATCATCAATCATCTCTACTGCCTAAAAAAAAATGCCTAGCTTTCCTTTTCCTGCCAACCGACCGTGTCCCGTCTTCCTACATCCGCCCTCGTTGCTCTGCCTCCCGCACGAAAAAAAATCCTCTCGTTTGACCTCCCCCAAACCCCGCACGATGGAAAAACCCAGCCACCTGCTTCCCCTCCTCTCGACCGCTCCATACGTCCAGATCGCGGCCCCATCCCCATCCTCCTCTCACGTCACGGCGGCCGATGGACTGCCGCCACCACCCTCCTactctctcgccgccgccgtcgccaccaatcCCGGCGAAGGCGCCGTTGCTGCTATGTCGCCTCCTTTCCCCATCCAAGCCTGACCATGGCAACGGCGCCCTCTCATCTGTCCCGCGGTGAGGTTTGGGGAGGCGCGACCACAATCCAGTAGGGATCTCACCGCGGACCCGTCCGCTGGGACGGGTGTTGCCTCCGTTGCGAATGGGATCGAAGGGAGGGACTACTTCGTCatcaaggtcggcgaggcagcggccgatTGGGAGCCCGGTTGTGAACATGGGAGTTCGTCCCCATGGAGGCGGCGGTCGTGGAGATTGGATGTGAAGCAACCCCACTTGCCGGTGGTGGAGGCTTGCCGTCCATGTGATCCTTTCTTCTCCCGGTATCCCCATTCCTTGCTTCCCATTACAAAAGCGAACATGAATGAGAGCAGGGGCTGATTTTCATCAATTCATTTCTCATATTTTTAGTTGCTTTTTTGAGATTATACAAGATGCTCCCGATCTGTTTTGTCAAATTACTTGGATCGTCTTATGGAATTGACAACCATCGTATGTTTCACCTCATGTTATTTCTTAATCCTTGTCCCACTAGGCATCCACTATATGTTTGGTAATGACGTGATGTTGAGGCGGCTAGGAGAAGCTCAGCAGCCAGATCAAGGGCTATCGAGATGGATCTGGGAGCCAAGCAGTAGTTCTTCTGTTAAATTTTGGTTATTATCTTTTCTATTGTTACGATTGTGGGATGGTTGATTTTGACTCGGTGTAACATTTGCATTTGTTTCCCCAGCTTGTTGGCGTATATGTGTGGCAGTGCGGCAACTAATCAAGAGCGAGGGCAGTGCACATCAGAGCTACGCTGAATGTAGCGAGCCAACCACGAATTGGGTATGTTCACACGAGGGATGGGAGAGGAGAGAAACATTAACATTTTTCATGATTTGGATGAAAATTTCAGTTCATAGTTTCTCCGTACGTGGCAACACACTAGCGGTACTCATGGGCTTAGGATGAAAGTAGCGCCAGCAGAATCAGTAGGTTGGATGggaaggcggttgttgcccttgtCCCTTGGTGCTAGCCTACCGTGGCGGCCTCACTAACTTGCTCATTGTGAATACGAGTTCGTGGGGTCGCGAGTTGCTGCAGATTTGTTTTTATCACTTTTTACAATATTTATTGATGTATCCTTAACTCATCGAATCATTTTTAGCTTTGATTTTCCATATACGCCAGCCTAAATATCCCATGGTCAGAATATTTGCATGGTTAGTGGATATTGTCCCTTTCTTTCTAATGTTTAGTATTTTATATTGCCGATAGAAATAATTTTATCCGCTTGTTTTGGGAAGTGCACATAGATAGGTCAACATATTTTATAGCTCTTTcagatgtaaaagcatatgttgcaTAAGAAATTATTATCTTCCAAGCATACTCACATTTCACTAACAAATAGGGGGAGGTTCAGACTTCAGAGCAATGATAAAAAGGACGTTTGTTCCTCACTCTTTTGTTGGAATTTTAGTTCGAAGTTAACATGATTTCTTATCAGCTTCATAACTCATGCATTTGCTTAATTAGGTGATAAGTAGAGCAAAAAAAATTGATCATGTTATTGTGGGGTTTGTTTAAACTCCAGCATAAGGAATTCTGGTTTAATAAAAAAGACTTTTGGCTTCTTTAATTACAAATTGATTGCAACATCGTGTTAGtatgtgatttctcacatctggttataatatttgtgaagacgtgcattgcacgtgcacttggaagcgggcccgtggcccgcgccgGACGGCGCCGACGCTGACCCGGGCCACCTCTTCCGCGTATTCTTGAagctgtggctggccgatttatatgaaattaattccctcagttctggtggcaataataatacacataatccatattgttatgcactagcctgtgtgtgtgaaatagatgaattatggtcccatacccaataagatggatatgtgtgtgtgttagagagagggagagggggagagagagtgaggaagaaggagggagagtgtgtgtgtgaggatttgatggtaagaaaggtcgccaatgtcgtaatattgaacttttaaagttaatgtggcctcgttgcaacgcacgggtgttcttctagtCTGTTTTATTGAAATAAAGCTGAATCCGGCCTCGGGTCAAGCCTCGATTACCGCACGGTTCATTGGGCTTTGCACGTCGAATTGTGGTTAGTTTTTTGCTTTGCGCCTGGTAGCTCAAATGATCGAAATCGTAAACATGATGTCCCCTCCGGAGAGAGGAATACTGAATTGTGCCTTCGTTCGGCACAATGACTGATGTCTACACATTTCCTTCATTGCATAACATTTTCGGACTACTAAGTTTCCATCTTATTCTTCAAGCATGGAATGCTTTCCTTCTCAATTAAGGTGTTAATCTATGATCTGAAGTCTTATGGCGAGGGCACGGATGTTGCTTATGGGGCATGTTTGATTGGTTGCATCATTTTGGGGTATTTGCATTTGTGACTGAGTTAGGCCTAGCTGAGTAAATATAGGGCAAAAAACATGTTCTGCACATGGTTTGGCGGACTGCATGCTGCATTAGAGAAGCAAATTTTCCCTCTTGTTTGGTGGCCTGCGTTGAGCTGGGCTCATGCATTACACGTTGTTTGGTTGCATCACTTGACCTGATTAAAAGTTAACAGCTTAACATTTTTTTGAACTGGCCAGCTAAGGCTGGTGTTTCATTGATTAAGCAGGGAGCAGATGACAAAGCGGCAAAGGCGATGATCCGGGGATCAAGGAGTAAAGAAAAACTGCCaaaaaaagacaaaaacaaggcgGAGGTGCCTGCGGCACCGAAAGCTAAAACCCTATATCCTCACGGCGGATCCCCGAAGGGGCTCTGAATGTGCTTGAAACCTCCCTGTTGCCATAGACAGAACTCCCTCCTGATGGCTTTGATGACATCCAGCGCCGTCGCCTCTTTGTTCCTGAAAACGCGGCTGTTGCGCTCCTGCCAAACTTTCCAAAACACTAGCATGATTAGCGACTTGATCCCTTTGGCATGCACTGGCTGCGTCGCTGCTACCATGGCCTCCATCATATCCAGCGAGCTGCTGTCGGTGTACTCGCACGCGATGCTAAGCCCCTGGCAGTGCTGCCAGGAGGATAAACTTGCCCAGACTGTCTTCGCAAAGGGGCAGCTCCAGAATAGGTGCCCTGCCGTCTCCAGGTTTCTCAGACACAGCTGGCAGAAGTAGGAGTTTGGCCAGCCCCTGCGTTGGAGGCGATCATTGCACCACAGCCGGTTCTGATGGAGGAGCCATGCAAACATCTTCAGCTTGGCCGGAACCCAGGCTTTCCATATCATGGCCTCATACGATCCCGACGTCGAGCCCAAAAACTGGATGGCGTAGGCCGATCGGGCGTTGTACTGACCTGACCCCTCCGAACTCTAGCGGATTTGGTCCCGCTCTTCAACCTGAAGGTTGAGCTGGCGGCGTTGAATGAGTCGATGTAGTGCAACAACCTCGCTGATGATGTCGATGCCGTTGCCATACGCTAGGTCCAAAACCCAACGGTCACTGTTGATGGCTTGCGCCACGGTTCTGCCCTTGCGCCTGGAGTGTTTGAAGACAGACGGGAAGCAGAACTTCAGCGGCACCGGCCCGAGCCATGAGCAGTGCCAGAAGCTGGCCGTTTTTTCGTTGCCGATAGTAAGTGCCGTTGCTGCGTTGAAAAGAGCATGGTCCGAGGCGTCGCATGGTGGCTTCGTACCCACCCAGGGGCGGGTGGGGTTTTTCCAGCTGTGCCATAGCCATCTCAGCCGGAGCGCGCGGCTGAATTTTGAGAGGTtcagtacaccgaggccgccatgcTCGACCGGGGAGCAGACCCGACCCCAGCTAACCTTGCAGCTGCCGCCCGAGAGTTCTTGGTCCTTTCCCTAGAGAAATCTCCGCCTGCACTTGTCAATTTCCTTCAGCGGCTTCTTTGGGACTCGAAGCGCTGTAAGAGCGAAGGTGGGCAAGGCCGAGAGGACGCAGCGGACCAGAACGCGCCTGCCCGCCATGGACAACATTCGTCCCTTCCACCCCGCTAGCCGGGCACTGATACGATCAAGTATAAACTGAAGGTGAACTAGGCGAAGCCGTCCCGTCGTTACTGGAAGACCTAGGTATCTAATTGGAAAGTGGGCGATCGGGCCGCGAAACGCCTAGAGAACATACTGCAGGTCGATGTTGTTGCAGTGGATCGGCGTGGCCGTGGACTTGGCGAGGTTGACCCGAAGGCCCGAGGCGTCGCCGAAACATTGCAGGATATGCATCAGTTGATCGATCTCCTCCTTGTCAGGGTTTGCGAAGATGATCGCGTCGTTGGCGTACAGGCTCACCCGGAGTTTAACCTCCCTACGAGGACCTGGCATGATCAGCAGGGCTTCCTCGGCAGCTTGCAGCAGGCGGTGGATGGGGTCGATCGCGATTATGAAGAGGAGAGGGGACAGTGGGTCTCCCTGCCTGAGGCCCCGTCGATGGATGATGCGCGCGCCTGGTGATCCATTGAGGAGGATGGCCGATGATGAGGTGGCGAGGAGGAGCGAAATCCAATCCCGCCAGCGTGAACTAAACCCTAGTCTAGTGAGCAACTCTAGTAGATACTCCCAGGAGACATTGTCAAAGGCTCTCGAGATGTCAAGTTTCAGAAGGACAGCCGGTGTTTTACTGCGGTGTAGGCTCTTGACGCAGTTCTGGACGTATACGAAACTGTCGTGCAGGCATCTGGTCTTCAGGAAAGCCGTCTGCGTAGGCGAGACGATAGACTGCACCACCGAGGCCAGGCGGAGCGAGAGAACTTTGGAGATCAACTTGGCAATTGAATGGATCAGACTAATTGGTCTGTAATCTGCAATGCAACTTGCTTCATCTTTTTTGGGGATGAGCGCGATGATCGCAGTGTTCAGAGCCCCAAAATTTTGCCCGGACAGGTGGTAGAACTACTGGAACGCTTGCATGATGTCTTCTTTGATGATGCTCCAGCAGCTACGGAAGAACATCCCACAGAAATCGTCGGGCCCAGGCGATTTTTCCGCCGGTGAATCCTTGATCGCCGCCCAAACCTCGTCTTCAGAGAACGGGTTGTCCATGCCGTTTGCTTGCAGCCTGGGAAAACGCAGCTCATTCCAGTTGATCGACGTGCTTCGGTGTTGAGAGGATCCAAGGATGCAGTTGAAGTGCTCGTGGATTGCCTCTTGCTTCTCTGCATGTGCAGTCACGATGCTGTCTCCCACTTTCAGGGCGTTGATGAAGTTCTTGCGTCTTCTCGAGCTGATCTTGGCCATGAAAAACTTGGTAGGGGCGTCTCCCGCGTGCAGCCAGGTGAGCCGGGAGGCCTGCCTCTTTCTGCAGCGTTCAATCGCCGCAAGACCCAGCAGCTTGAGCTTCAGACCCTTCCTTAGCTCCGCCTCTGCCGCCGAGAGCCGCCTGCTCTCTTGGGCCACATCCAGGCGCAGAATGACTTCATAGGCGATGTGGAACTGAATTCTTGTATCTCCGATCAGGCTGCTGCTCCAGATTTTCAGGTCCTTGGCCACACGACTCATTTTGGTGCGCAGCCGGGCGAAGGCGCAGGTGGTGGTCGTCGGGCGTGACCAAACAGCCAGGACTGTGTCGTGGAAGCGCGGGAGCCACGGCCAGAAGGATTCAAATTTGAATCCTCCCCGTCGCCGAGGAGCGGAGGCGTCCGTAAGCAGAAGCGGGCAGTGATCGGAGCACGCGGTGGACGCAGCCATCAGCATCACGCGCGGGAACAGGGCTTCCCAGGGCGAGGAGCAGAAGAACTTGTCAATTCTAACTAGTGTAGGATTTTCCCTTTCACTACTCCATGTGAACCTATGGTTGCTACACTTGATCTGGCGAAGGCCTGCCCCGTCGATCGCAGCTCTAAAACGACCCATTAGCCTCCTGTTcaggttgttgttgtttttgtctcTCGCCTCGTAGATTAAGTTAAAATCCCCATTGATGAGCCAGGGCTCGGCAGCGGGCGGCGCCGTCCTGGCTAATTCTGCAAGGAAGTCATCCTTGCTTGCGTCGTCGGCTGGTCCATACACCGTAGTGAGCCAGAAGGAAGAGGGGCTGCATACTAGGGTGACCTTTGCTGTGATCGCAAATTGCCCTATAGCATGCGTGGCTATGGTGGTGACTACATCCTTGTTCCATAAGATGGCGGCTCCGCCACGAGTGCCGATGGCCGGCAGGACAACGCAGCCCTGCATCACGCCACCACCGATGTCGCGGACGATCTCAGGTGACCAAACATCTCACTTCGTCTCCTGGAGGCACAAAATCGCAGTTTTATGAGCCGCGGCAACCTCTCGCACTGCCTCCCTCTTCGCCGGCGAGTTCAGCCCACGCACATTCCAGCTCATGATCGGGGGNNNNNNNNNNNNNNNNNNNNNNNNNNNNNNNNNNNNNNNNNNNNNNNNNNNNNNNNNNNNNNNNNNNNNNNNNNNNNNNNNNNNNNNNNNNNNNNNNNNNNNNNNNNNNNNNGGGGGTGGAGGGACCATCAATCATGGGAAACCATGAGGCAACTCCGGCGACTACTGAAACtatgaaaaacagagcactggtacACCATCCACCACTCCGGGGGGCGCCGTCGACCACCAGTAGGCCCCAAACTACGACGGCGCAACTCTAACCACTGCCTACAACTAACACTACAGAAGGGGACGACACGAGACACGGGCCGGCCGAACGCTGGCCGTCGCCGGAAGCAACTACTAGCCCTAGAACTACATTGCGAAGGGCTTGCTAACATGATCACACTGCGGCCTCGTCGGCGACTCCGTCAGGGCCGTTGAGCCCCGCTGCGATGCGGAGCGCGGCCTTGTCCATCTTTGTGAGCTTCGAGATGATGGCGATGTCGTCATCGGAGAGGGGCTCGTCGAACTTGCGGATGAgagcttctgccgtcttcttcgtcATCTTCTCCTTCGGGCCAAGGAGCCCGAGCCCCTGCACCAGCCTGAGCGAGCCGCGTTGCGCCACTGGCACCTTGCAGTTTTGAGCAGCTTGCCGCGTGCTCTGACGTGGGGGAGGGACCGATGTCGCCTTGGACTTTGGCGGTGCAGAGTTTCTCTTGGCCGGCGGCGGACCGAGCAGGGAGGCTTGCTTGTCGATGAAGAGGCGGCGCGTGGCCTCCCTGCTCCCGTTGATCTCGATCAGCTGGACTTGCTGCGTCACCGCGCCGAGCTGTAGGGCGACTGTGTCCGCACACGACGGCGTCTGGTAGCTGAAGTGCTCCGGCGCGTGGTGCGGCCCCGAGAGCGTGGGGCCGAACACGTCCGGCGTCTTGGGAACATGCGTGCTTGTCTCCGGCTTGTCGCGGTCTTGGAACTCCAGAGGCGTCCAGATGGTGGTG
This window encodes:
- the LOC119290646 gene encoding nifU-like protein 1, chloroplastic, which encodes MEASLTAAAAATSSFPPQIRRRIIKFNPPVLPRRPQFRDSKIWTANFRGHLAAASASTPPPPGGGLYSAVTYELTPGNVDRVLDDVRPYLISDGGDVAVVSVEDGVVSLRLEGACSSCPSSTTTMNMGIERVLKEKFGDAIKDIRQVFDGDQQPEETTPEAVNRHLDILRPAIANYGGSVKVLAVDGEDCLVKYDGPESIGSGVKAAIKEKFPDITNVVFTQ